The sequence AATAGAGGATGAAAGAGGATGGTAAGTACAGGGTATGCTTTTTCTTTTTCACGCCATATTTTGAAATAGGTAAAGTACTGTCCcataatttcttcacttttagTGATATGTCAACTTGCATTTTGCAAAAAAGAAGAAAGCTTGAGTTTCCAGTCTCCTCCCTTACCGCGTGTtgtatttttaatgtattttatttcatttttttacaacCATAATACCTGCTACCTCCCACGCTAAACCTTGATGATTGCAAAGGTCAGGTGTATTTTCATTTCTTGGCATTGTTTGCTCCCGTAATATTCTCATGGTCTGAATAAAGGTTGCAAATTGATTTTAGGCCGAACCAACATGAATCGACTAGTTAACTATAATACATGTTCTGGGTCCGCATGCTGAATGACGCCTTACAATCAAAACTTAATAAGTTCATTTAggattgtatcaaaattttacatgCCATTCCTAGTCACATGGCGAACCATCATAGCTGTGCTGATAAACCCAACTAGTATCTATAATGAGAGTATCTGAGAGAGACAAAACAAAGTACTGAAAGTAGTCCAATTCCGCAATAAAAACTACGAGTATAATTATCGAATTCACGAGGCAAATGACAATATAAATGCCGAGTTCAAGGGACAAAGTTGTTGCACACCATCACTCTTTCAAAGATGAACGACTAAAGATCACTAGGTTTTTGGACTTTAAGTAGTTTAAGTTAAGCACTGctcaataaataaaaacaaaacaaaacagaaaagccAGCAGGAAGTCCGTGGTAAAATCATACATGTAGTGAATCCGAAGAGGGTCAATGGGTTGTCGAAAACTTGTACCAGAAAATATCACATCGACCATATGTTCCTACTTATGCATTGCATCTGCATTAATTTTAGATCAAATTATAGTTCTGAACAAAAGTAAATGATGAAACGATGTCACTGAGAAGAAACTGACTACTCTACATACTTTTGGTTTTTCCGTTAGACAAAGTCTATGCCTTAACCACCCCtcaattaaatattaattcTGTCTATTTTAAAGACAATCGCAGACATATCTGGGATACAGCTTTCAGAGAAGCTAAGGAACCTTCTCCATACTTATGTAAATCTAAACTTAAAGTTTGTACAaaattccagccttcaaactgGGCCGATTCTTTAATAGTGATGTCACAGTTACATTGTCGATATGCCAGAGTAGATGATTCGTCAAAAAATTTCTGATTTGACTTTCGAAAATTGCGCTTATGAAGAAAGGCGCAACAGGGACTGGTAAACCACCGAGGTAGGGCTCCGATCACGTGATACTGACGCAAAAAAGACATCAAAGTCTACAGCACCATATGTTGTGTACGCCATGCTGCATTAGTAACGAACCTACTGTCTAGATCGACATTATCGTTCGCCTAATTTAGCACCCGGATACGTGACCAAATTTAGCTATCAAACCGCGTATCGATTCTAAATTCCAGGTATAGGCGTAAAGCGTCACTCACCTGTTCATATGGTGGCGTGGCAACATACAGGCAGCTGATATCATTTTTCAATATGAAGTTTACCACGCTATGAACGATGTCCGGTGATGCAGTCTTCAAGATTTCAAGATTGTTTTTCACCTCGTCGGTACACAAACTTCTGTGTCTTGGGTTAAGTGGCGAACACCTGTTTGGAAGAGATTCCAATACATTTTTGTCGTCGATGAAGATGTGCCATGGTCCCTCCACCACATCTAATGTGCAACTGTCGATGGGTATATTGGTGAGCTCACAGCTCACAAACAGTGATGTACTACACCTATATGCCCTTCAGGCTCCCCACCCCTCTCGCTACCTATATAAAcacccccctctctctctctctctctctctctctctctctctctctctctctctctctctctctctctctctctctcaaatataCTAtagcatatgtatatatatatctttgaaatatttgttttaaagaCATCGTAAGTATATAGACGATCTCCACATTACCTCTCACCAGTTTTATTTCTCCAGTGCATCACAGCATAGTCTCCCATGCATAGTTTATCATGAAGTTCTTCTGCCAATTTTCGTACATACGGCGCGAATTTCCAGTATTTGTCGACCCGTTCAGACAAGCTTGCTTCTTTAGGAAGAGGCAATTCTCTAGAAGGCAATAAACCGATGCATTCTCCTCTTGCCGTTTGCGCGTTCTGAACTGATTGGAACTTTGGCAACTTAATTCCTAAGAACTGCTTATATATGTCAACTGTCTGACCATAAAAATCTAGCAAGTATTTTCTGTCTAGAGATTTCAGTTTGGAGTATTTTGTGATGGCTGTATTATTTTCAACGTTGACTGAATTTCCGTCGGTCACGGGTATGATCATGTCCTCGGGTTTAATTTCGCTGTTGCATTTCTCCCTGAAGGTCCTGAGATCTGCTACGGGAAGGAGTTTTCTCAGTCGGTCGATGTCAAACGTCTCTTCAAATGACCTCTGGACGCCCAGTCCGCCTTTCTGGGTCTGGGCGTGGTTGTGGAACGGCAGGGACACGATGGTGTAGTCGTTGTGTAATGAAAACATGATTGCACGCTTGTACGGATTGTACAGCGACGAGGACCCCGCAGACCACAAGAAGACGGGCAATACGAGCGAAGTTTGAGGACTAACGCTGGCGTTTGCTTTAGGCATCCGTGAAGAGTGTTTATCGAACTTTACCTCAGTGTCATTGAAACGTGCGATGATCCGTTTAGAATAATTCCTGTTGGTAAAACTACCGGTGTGTGGGGTCACATCATCTGCGATTTTCTGTGGAAACATTTAATATTCAGTACTTGCTATATTTCAAGTCATTGagttgtttttctctgaaatatgCTGGCTTCGTACGTCCCCGGCATGATTCTCTCTGATGGAGAGATCAactactttaatttttttagttttgtattATTAAGACGTTATGACCATTTATATCATTAAGCTACTGGAAAAATGCCGAAGTTAAGAATTAGCCGGGGGGGGGGATGGGCTCGGAATTGAAAtaattaaacttttgccaaaacttaAGCCATTTCCTTTCGATCAGGGTtcacagtgcaaaatttggcaCAAGAGAAACAGCTTACCCAATACAGTATTttccgacacttgaaattcaaaatggccgccatccctgtgttaaccctttggggaaatatataattttcgattttcgaaaaaacaaaccagtgacagctttatttactccaaaggcttcaaaatgagcccctacaagtggtcgACTAAAAATGTCTCATTGtgcaagtttgagagtcagaatatctgtccccgagaggcattctaccttaaaggcagGGTTGATGAAGGTAGGAAGGTTGTTTTCCATAAATGTGTGTTGATGGATAGCGACAACCTCACTCTCCATGTATGGGGTTTCGGTTAAACTTCAATTTATAGAAATGCAACGAACACAGTGCAGGATAACTTAGAGtacattgcaatgaatatcCTTTAAAATGCATCGTCAGATCTTTATTTTGGAACGGgattgaaatttggtaaaacatGGTGGTATTGCATTGAAAAACGGTTGGCgatttaattttttcataatcAACAAGGGAGCGTACAATGAGAGttggtcttcatttgcttgtGTCAGACCGCGCCAAGGTGCACGACTAAAGGTTGTGGGCATACTCTATCCCTGTTTGAGACTCATGTAATCTTTTGACTATCATGGATGATGGTGGGCGGGTagatgggtgggtggatgggtagataggtaggtacaGAACGCTTTATAAAACGAAAGGATGCAAAGAAAACCATTGACCAGACGTCAACAAAAGTAAAACATGTGAGCAAGTGACCGAGGACAACAAATATTCCGGGAAATGTTAGATATTCACAGAGTACACTACTATGATGTGTACCTAATATGGCATCCTGCTCGAGTAGTTGCCAACCCACCTGTTGAGCGAGTCCTAATATTGAGCGGACTGGGTTTATTGGTACCTGAATTGGGAAGAAAAAATTGCCAATAAACGACGCACAAACAACCATAGCAACGCAGCCGGTGGCTAT comes from Ptychodera flava strain L36383 chromosome 8, AS_Pfla_20210202, whole genome shotgun sequence and encodes:
- the LOC139138603 gene encoding uncharacterized protein isoform X2, whose protein sequence is MVFRLLKMKSAVTIATGCVAMVVCASFIGNFFFPIQKIADDVTPHTGSFTNRNYSKRIIARFNDTEVKFDKHSSRMPKANASVSPQTSLVLPVFLWSAGSSSLYNPYKRAIMFSLHNDYTIVSLPFHNHAQTQKGGLGVQRSFEETFDIDRLRKLLPVADLRTFREKCNSEIKPEDMIIPVTDGNSVNVENNTAITKYSKLKSLDRKYLLDFYGQTVDIYKQFLGIKLPKFQSVQNAQTARGECIGLLPSRELPLPKEASLSERVDKYWKFAPYVRKLAEELHDKLCMGDYAVMHWRNKTGERCSPLNPRHRSLCTDEVKNNLEILKTASPDIVHSVVNFILKNDISCLYVATPPYEQAIISLLNDTKRVKVHTISSLCAFSDRVRQHCDDNYVLSLLEQYIAEESALFIGTRTSNWSLFVESRRDSQHKKSVAVQELPGIPQKLLNMPETLEHII
- the LOC139138603 gene encoding uncharacterized protein isoform X1 — protein: MVFRLLKMKSAVTIATGCVAMVVCASFIGNFFFPIQVPINPVRSILGLAQQKIADDVTPHTGSFTNRNYSKRIIARFNDTEVKFDKHSSRMPKANASVSPQTSLVLPVFLWSAGSSSLYNPYKRAIMFSLHNDYTIVSLPFHNHAQTQKGGLGVQRSFEETFDIDRLRKLLPVADLRTFREKCNSEIKPEDMIIPVTDGNSVNVENNTAITKYSKLKSLDRKYLLDFYGQTVDIYKQFLGIKLPKFQSVQNAQTARGECIGLLPSRELPLPKEASLSERVDKYWKFAPYVRKLAEELHDKLCMGDYAVMHWRNKTGERCSPLNPRHRSLCTDEVKNNLEILKTASPDIVHSVVNFILKNDISCLYVATPPYEQAIISLLNDTKRVKVHTISSLCAFSDRVRQHCDDNYVLSLLEQYIAEESALFIGTRTSNWSLFVESRRDSQHKKSVAVQELPGIPQKLLNMPETLEHII